From Virgibacillus natechei, the proteins below share one genomic window:
- a CDS encoding siderophore ABC transporter substrate-binding protein produces the protein MKRFSLLLIMSLFLIALAACGSSAESSDGDAEGEETNETVTVNHELGETEVPKNPENVVVFDYGILDTLDKLDVDVAGIAKESLPSYLEKYEGDEYENIGTLKEPDFENISHTDPDVIIISARQAELADQLEEIAPTIHLGVDDTNYMDSFKENMHTIGDIFDKKDEIEEELTAIEDSIASVNDKAAEKGDALITLANDDKISAYGPSSRFGLIHDVLGVPAVDDGIEASTHGMNVTFEYVVEQDPDLLYVVDRTAAIAGDASAEQFVENDLMRSTKAYENDDIYYLDPDYWYLSGGGLVSVSEMIKEIEASLD, from the coding sequence ATGAAACGATTTTCGCTATTGTTGATAATGAGCCTTTTCCTAATTGCACTTGCCGCTTGTGGTTCATCTGCAGAAAGCAGTGATGGGGACGCAGAAGGTGAAGAAACAAATGAAACAGTGACAGTAAACCATGAGCTTGGTGAAACAGAAGTGCCAAAAAATCCAGAAAATGTTGTCGTATTTGATTACGGTATATTAGATACGTTAGATAAATTAGATGTTGATGTGGCAGGGATTGCGAAAGAAAGCTTGCCATCATACTTAGAGAAATATGAAGGCGATGAATATGAAAATATCGGAACGTTGAAAGAGCCTGACTTTGAAAACATCTCACATACTGATCCGGATGTTATCATTATCTCCGCGAGGCAAGCAGAGCTAGCGGATCAATTAGAAGAAATCGCTCCAACCATACATCTTGGAGTAGATGATACAAACTATATGGATTCATTTAAAGAAAACATGCATACAATCGGTGACATTTTTGATAAAAAGGATGAAATAGAAGAAGAACTTACTGCTATTGAAGATTCGATTGCTTCTGTAAATGATAAAGCAGCTGAAAAAGGGGATGCTCTGATCACGTTGGCGAATGACGATAAAATCAGTGCATACGGTCCAAGTTCCAGATTTGGTTTAATTCATGATGTTCTTGGTGTTCCAGCAGTTGATGACGGGATTGAAGCATCAACACATGGAATGAATGTAACGTTTGAATATGTTGTAGAACAGGATCCTGACCTATTATACGTAGTAGATAGAACAGCAGCTATTGCCGGTGATGCATCTGCCGAGCAGTTTGTAGAAAATGATTTAATGCGTAGTACGAAAGCATATGAAAATGACGATATTTATTACCTGGATCCGGATTACTGGTATTTATCCGGTGGTGGTCTAGTTTCTGTATCGGAAATGATTAAAGAGATTGAGGCCAGCTTGGATTAG
- a CDS encoding SurA N-terminal domain-containing protein — MKKLIVLAFALSIMIVLAACGDDGQQEDAEQEAQPAATDPVEFTDEEKVEEDSSVADVNGSEITGDKYNALYPQVKMSLQQNGQDVSDQDQIKEFTINMLIEQELIKQAAQEEGIEITEEEVESEFEMMEEQAGEELTTVLDQFQLSEEEFKAQLNDDLITDRYMQENFDVEVTDEEVEEYYEQLVGEAGDEIGQLEDVEGPIRQQLTMSKTQEMLQAEINELKEESDIETLI, encoded by the coding sequence ATGAAAAAATTAATCGTATTAGCGTTTGCGTTAAGTATAATGATCGTATTGGCTGCATGTGGCGATGACGGTCAACAAGAAGATGCAGAACAGGAAGCTCAACCAGCGGCGACAGACCCAGTGGAGTTTACCGATGAGGAAAAAGTTGAGGAAGATAGTTCTGTTGCAGATGTTAATGGAAGTGAAATAACAGGGGATAAATACAACGCCTTGTATCCACAAGTAAAAATGTCCCTTCAACAAAATGGCCAAGATGTTAGTGATCAAGATCAAATAAAAGAATTTACGATCAACATGCTGATTGAGCAAGAGTTAATAAAACAAGCGGCACAAGAAGAAGGTATTGAGATTACAGAAGAGGAAGTAGAATCTGAGTTTGAGATGATGGAGGAGCAAGCAGGAGAAGAGCTGACAACAGTTCTGGACCAGTTCCAACTATCAGAGGAAGAATTTAAAGCTCAATTAAATGATGATTTGATTACGGATCGATATATGCAAGAAAACTTCGATGTTGAAGTAACGGATGAAGAAGTAGAGGAGTACTATGAACAACTAGTAGGTGAAGCTGGCGATGAAATAGGGCAATTAGAAGACGTAGAAGGGCCTATTAGACAGCAGCTTACCATGAGTAAAACACAAGAAATGCTACAAGCTGAGATAAATGAATTAAAAGAGGAATCAGATATCGAAACATTGATTTAA
- a CDS encoding LysR family transcriptional regulator: MELRQLRYFIEVAEREHVSEAALHLHVAQSAISKQISNLEGELGVTLFERDGRNVKLTQIGREFLKHAKIVIRSAEDAKKQIDEYLAPDRGTIKIGFPTSLSNHLLPSVISAFKEEYPNIAFQLRQGSYKFLIEAIKKGDIHVAFLGPAPKDDPDIESSILFAEYISALLPQTHALSNKKSLHLTDLKNDEFVSFPRGFVLEKIIMDACKQAGFVPKISSEGEDLDAIKGLVAAGIGVTLLPESTFQELTPRMTVKIPIDIPEIRRTVGVIKQKNKNLAPSEKVFYDFVIDFFSRLQQFQ; the protein is encoded by the coding sequence ATGGAACTGCGACAATTACGCTATTTTATAGAAGTTGCTGAGCGTGAACACGTGTCTGAGGCAGCGTTACACTTGCATGTAGCTCAGTCGGCAATAAGTAAGCAGATTTCGAATTTAGAAGGAGAACTTGGCGTTACTTTATTTGAACGAGATGGAAGAAATGTCAAATTAACCCAAATAGGACGGGAATTTTTGAAACATGCGAAGATCGTGATAAGGTCAGCTGAGGACGCCAAAAAACAAATTGATGAATACCTGGCCCCTGATCGAGGAACAATTAAAATTGGTTTCCCAACAAGCTTATCCAATCATTTACTTCCAAGTGTCATCTCTGCTTTTAAAGAAGAATACCCGAACATTGCTTTTCAATTACGACAGGGATCTTATAAATTTCTAATCGAGGCAATAAAAAAAGGAGATATCCATGTAGCTTTTCTTGGACCTGCACCTAAAGATGATCCGGATATCGAAAGCAGTATATTGTTCGCTGAATACATTTCAGCTCTTTTGCCACAAACACACGCACTATCGAATAAAAAAAGCTTACACCTTACCGATTTAAAAAATGATGAATTTGTTAGTTTTCCAAGAGGTTTTGTATTGGAAAAAATAATTATGGATGCATGCAAACAAGCTGGATTTGTTCCTAAAATCTCATCAGAGGGCGAAGATTTAGACGCTATTAAAGGGCTCGTTGCTGCGGGTATTGGTGTTACACTTCTGCCTGAGAGTACATTTCAAGAGTTAACCCCAAGAATGACAGTAAAAATCCCAATTGACATCCCCGAAATCAGAAGAACGGTCGGAGTGATTAAACAAAAAAATAAAAACCTCGCACCCTCAGAAAAAGTCTTTTATGACTTTGTTATAGACTTCTTCTCCAGGCTACAACAGTTCCAATAA
- the hisC gene encoding histidinol-phosphate transaminase — protein MNKFWSETVQRTEPYVPGEQLDDPTIIKLNTNENPYPPSPKVTDAISRELDHKLNLYPSPTTDQLRNEIATYHNLSKDHVFVGNGSDEVLAFSFMAFFEPGKPIRFPAISYSFYPVYAKLFNIPYEEIILNRDFTLPVEDFFQSEGGVIFPNPNAPTSVYLELSGVIDILENNPNQIVIIDEAYIDFATESAASLIHTYENLLIVQTMSKSRSLAGLRVGFAMGNPNLIEALIRIKDSFNSYTLDRLAIAGAEAAIKDTDYFTDTIEKVIHTREWVTAEMKQRGFHVLPSQTNFIFACHYNWIAEDLYTNLKKDGILVRHFKKPSIDNYLRVTIGTDENMEDFFKKLDKIMNTTKSRN, from the coding sequence GTGAATAAATTTTGGAGTGAAACCGTACAGCGAACCGAGCCATACGTGCCAGGGGAACAGCTAGATGATCCGACTATAATAAAATTGAATACGAACGAAAATCCATACCCACCATCGCCAAAGGTGACGGACGCAATTAGCAGGGAGCTTGATCATAAATTAAATCTTTACCCTTCACCAACAACAGATCAGTTAAGAAACGAAATTGCAACCTATCATAATCTATCTAAAGATCATGTTTTTGTTGGCAACGGATCGGATGAAGTCTTAGCATTCTCCTTTATGGCTTTTTTTGAACCAGGTAAACCAATTCGCTTTCCAGCGATTTCATACAGCTTTTATCCGGTTTATGCAAAACTTTTCAACATTCCATATGAAGAGATCATTTTAAATCGCGATTTCACACTACCTGTTGAAGATTTCTTTCAATCAGAAGGTGGCGTCATATTTCCAAATCCAAATGCCCCAACTAGCGTCTATTTAGAGCTCAGTGGTGTTATCGATATTTTAGAAAATAATCCAAACCAAATCGTCATTATTGATGAAGCTTATATTGACTTTGCAACAGAATCTGCAGCCTCGCTCATTCATACGTATGAAAATCTATTAATTGTGCAAACAATGTCCAAATCAAGGTCACTTGCCGGTTTACGTGTTGGATTTGCGATGGGAAACCCTAACCTTATCGAAGCATTGATCCGGATCAAAGATTCTTTTAATTCCTATACGCTTGATCGGCTGGCTATTGCTGGTGCAGAGGCAGCTATAAAAGATACCGATTACTTTACAGATACAATTGAGAAGGTTATTCATACGAGGGAATGGGTTACAGCAGAAATGAAGCAGCGCGGATTTCATGTGCTACCATCTCAAACCAATTTCATTTTTGCATGTCACTATAATTGGATTGCTGAAGATTTATATACAAATCTAAAAAAGGATGGCATACTCGTACGACATTTTAAAAAACCTAGCATTGATAACTATCTTCGGGTTACCATTGGTACAGATGAGAATATGGAAGATTTCTTTAAGAAGTTGGATAAAATCATGAACACTACAAAGTCCCGGAATTAA
- the hisIE gene encoding bifunctional phosphoribosyl-AMP cyclohydrolase/phosphoribosyl-ATP diphosphatase HisIE, which translates to MEVNIEQLVFNENGLIPAIVQDAITGNVLTLAYMNQSSLLKTIQTNETWFFSRKRQQLWHKGETSGNKQIVQAITFDCDADALLVQVKPIGPACHTGKESCFHNLLHQQEEVTQDVIHTIIAKLKERRKQPVDGSYTTYLFNEGIDKVLKKVGEESSEVIIGAKNTDAHELTCEISDLIYHTLVLMEITDVTMDDIKAELHNRHIQKEGHSSE; encoded by the coding sequence ATGGAAGTAAACATTGAGCAGCTTGTTTTTAATGAGAATGGTCTTATACCGGCTATCGTACAAGATGCGATAACCGGAAATGTATTAACCCTAGCATATATGAATCAATCATCCTTACTCAAAACGATTCAAACAAATGAGACATGGTTTTTCAGTCGCAAACGTCAGCAGCTTTGGCATAAAGGGGAAACCTCAGGAAATAAACAGATCGTTCAAGCTATAACATTTGATTGCGATGCTGACGCGCTTCTCGTTCAAGTGAAACCAATTGGGCCTGCCTGCCATACTGGAAAAGAAAGTTGCTTTCATAACCTGCTTCACCAACAAGAAGAAGTAACGCAAGATGTTATTCATACGATTATCGCGAAATTAAAAGAGCGCCGTAAGCAGCCCGTAGACGGCTCCTATACGACCTATCTTTTCAATGAGGGTATTGATAAGGTCCTCAAAAAAGTCGGCGAAGAATCAAGTGAGGTTATTATTGGTGCGAAAAATACCGATGCGCATGAACTAACCTGTGAAATTTCCGACTTAATCTACCACACGCTGGTATTAATGGAGATAACAGATGTAACAATGGACGATATAAAGGCAGAATTACACAACAGACACATTCAAAAAGAGGGTCATTCAAGTGAATAA